One genomic region from Lineus longissimus chromosome 6, tnLinLong1.2, whole genome shotgun sequence encodes:
- the LOC135488945 gene encoding synaptic vesicular amine transporter-like encodes MVDSSMMPQMGYLVDLRHVSVYGSFYAIADVAFCLGYAIGPALGGSIVKLVGFRWMLYGIAIVNLIYGPLLYFLKSPPSRAEKQALIMNGTTPPVQYVTYNQNHGSQSTENLTRTGEDLGIGEDGYSPDDGP; translated from the exons ATGGTCGACTCCTCTATGATGCCTCAGATGGGCTACCTAGTAGACTTACGTCATGTCTCAGTCTACGGGAGTTTCTACGCCATCGCAGACGTGGCATTCTGTCTAGGATATGCCATCGGACCGGCTTTGGGGGGTTCTATCGTCAAGCTTGTTGGCTTCAGGTG GATGTTATACGGGATAGCGATAGTCAATCTGATCTACGGTCCATTACTCTACTTTCTGAAGAGCCCTCCGTCAAGAGCTGAAAAGCAG GCTTTGATAATGAATGGGACGACACCCCCTGTCCAGTACGTGACCTACAACCAGAATCACGGCTCCCAATCGACAGAAAATCTGACCAGAACAGGCGAGGATTTGGGAATTGGTGAGGATGGATATTCCCCCGACGATGGTCCGTAG